Proteins encoded by one window of Molothrus aeneus isolate 106 chromosome 16, BPBGC_Maene_1.0, whole genome shotgun sequence:
- the NMRAL1 gene encoding nmrA-like family domain-containing protein 1 isoform X1 — protein sequence MAGKKLIVVFGATGAQGGAVARALLDDGSFKVRAVTRSPRKKEAEELRRRGAELVKADQDDEASLEQALAGAYGAFIVTNFWEHCSKEKEIEQGRRLADLSKRQGLHHVVFSGLENVQQLTGGQLEVLHFDGKGVVEEHLQKIRVPTTIIRLPFYFENFLSIFKPQKALQGDAFVLDVP from the exons ATGGCCGGGAAGAAGCTGATCGTGGTGTTCGGGGCCACCG GGGCCCAGGGCGGCGCCGTGGCCCGGGCGCTGCTGGACGATGGGAGCTTCAAGGTGCGCGCCGTGACCCGGAGCCCCAGGAAGAAGGAGGCGGAGGAGCTGAGGCGCAGGGGAGCCGAGCTGGTGAAGGCAGATCAGGACGATGAGGCATCGCTGGAGCAGGCCTTGGCCGGTGCCTACGGAGCCTTTATTGTCACCAACTTCTGGGAACACTGcagcaaggagaaggaaatcGAGCAG GGACGGCGCCTGGCTGATCTGTCCAAGCGCCAGGGCCTGCACCATGTGGTGTTCAGCGGCCTGGAGAACGTGCAGCAGCTGACAGGGGggcagctggaggtgctgcacTTCGATGGCAAAGGCGTGGTGGAGGAGCACTTGCAGAAAATCAGGGTTCCCACCACCATCATCCGCCTGCCCTTCTACTTTGAGAACTTCCTCTCCATCTTCAAGCCGCAGAAGGCCCTGCAGGGAGACGCCTTTGTGCTGG ATGTCCCCTGA
- the NLRC3 gene encoding NLR family CARD domain-containing protein 3, protein MSQEASDGRGLDQAVQQAAGELHLPTVPAGHRPPPAQAGAAEGPGGCPGAPARAEPMVQKHLESLQSSCGNGLETGALQRLTNLLLVEGLTDLQQKEHDILQVETTKGLPSTSKSIPLEKLFLPLSKVSIPPRISVTVGVAGIGKSTLVKLFVCSWAKGEISRDILLVLPLTFKELNTHEKLSAECLLCLACPHTTAPGSVPAGAARTLLILDGLDEFKTPLDFSNAVVCTDPKKEIQVDNLITNIIRGNLLQEASVWVTSRPAAAGQIPSGLVDRMTEIRGLGAAEMKDFLEQMFLDNRDLSSQVLQHIRANRSLQVLCTIPGFCKISASSIAYFLKHSNDQSQEATVVPRTLSEIYSYYFKMALSGDWLEKPREALKIEQAVNTSKKLVGSLGRLAFYGLLRRKHVFYEQDMKAYGIDLSLLHSCLSTRLLLKEDMPASTAYYFSHLTIQEFLAALYYYTAAKRAIFDLFVESGVSWPKLGFLSHFRSAVQRALQAEDGQLDIFMRFLSGLLSPPVNRLLSGWLLLKDEHGGWHSQAVDALQGCLQAEHAVSWRAVNAMRCLHELQHTDTAQAVEEAMRSGTLAGMLTPTNCSALAYLLQVSDVCLEETNLSNCLTYNVCKRLLSQLLFCHSLRLDNNQFKDDVMELLGSVLSGKDCQIQRLSLAENQISNKGAKALARSLLVNRSLMVLDLRSNSIGPSGAKALADALKKNQILLSLNLQHNSIKEDGAAFLAEALLTNQRLLTLHLQKNALGAQGARNVAEALKQNRSLRELILSSNSVGDNGSIALAEALRVNHSLQSLDLQSNSISSAGVTALTAALCSNKGLLSLNLRENSISREGGPAIARALCSNSTLRKLDLAANLLHDDGGQAIAWAIRENQALTSLHLQWNFIQARTATALAQALQSNSSLVSLDLQENAIGDEGMAALSAALKVNTTLADLHLQVASVGAAGAQALAEALMVNKSLQILDLRGNSLGPAGAKAVANALKVNRSLRWLNLQENSLGMDGAICIATALKGNHGLTYVNLQGNLIGHSGARMIADTIRTHAPDCVVDV, encoded by the exons ATGTCACAGGAGGCCTCTGATGGAAG GGGCCTGGATCAAGCAGTACAGCAGGCAGCTGGTGAGCTGCATCTCCCCACGGTTCCTGCAGGACATCGTCCCCCAcctgctcaggctggagctgctgagggtccaggaggctgcccaggagcacctgcccgagcag AACCCATGGTGCAGAAGCACCTGGAGAGCCTCCAGAGCTCCTGTGGGAATGGCCTGGAGACAGGAGCCCTGCAGCGCCTCACCAACTTGCTGCTGGTGGAAGGCCTGACCGACCTCCAGCAGAAGGAGCACGACATCCTGCAGGTGGAGACCACCAAGGGCCTGCCAAGCACATCCAAGAGCATCCCCCTGGAGAAGCTGTTCCTGCCTCTCTCCAAGGTCAGCATCCCCCCTCGGATCTCCGTCACCGTCGGCGTGGCCGGGATTGGCAAGAGCACTCTGGTGAAGCTGTTTGTGTGCAGCTGGGCAAAGGGGGAGATCAGCAGGGACATCCTGCTCGTGCTGCCCCTCACCTTTAAGGAGCTCAACACGCACGAGAAGCTCTCTGCTGAGTGCCTGCTGTGCTTGGCCTGCCCCCACACCACTGCgcccggctctgtcccggccggggccgcccgcACCCTGCTCATCCTCGACGGCCTGGATGAGTTCAAGACCCCCTTGGATTTTTCCAACGCAGTGGTTTGCACCGATCCCAAGAAGGAGATCCAAGTGGACAACCTGATCACCAACATCATAAGGGGGAACCTGCTGCAGGAGGCCTCCGTGTGGGTCACGTCGCggccggcggcggccgggcaGATCCCCAGCGGGCTGGTGGACCGCATGACGGAAATCCGAGGGCTTGGGGCTGCAGAGATGAAGGACTTCTTGGAGCAGATGTTCCTGGACAACAGAGATCTGTCCAGCCAAGTCCTGCAGCACATCAGGGCTAACAGGTCACTCCAAGTCCTGTGCACCATTCCTGGTTTTTGCAAGATTTCTGCCTCCTCAATCGCTTATTTCCTCAAACACAGCAACGATCAATCCCAAGAAGCGACCGTGGTCCCCAGGACCCTGTCAGAAATCTACtcctattattttaaaatggctCTGAGTGGTGACTGGCTGGAAAAGCCGAGAGAAGCCCTCAAGATCGAGCAGGCTGTGAACACCAGCAAGAAGCTggtgggcagcctgggcaggctggCCTTCTACGGGCTGCTGCGGAGGAAGCACGTGTTCTACGAGCAGGACATGAAGGCCTACGGCATCgacctctccctgctgcacagctgcctcTCCACCCGCCTCCTGCTCAAGGAGGACATGCCGGCCTCCACAGCCTACTACTTCTCCCACTTGACCATCCAGGAGTTCCTGGCAGCTCTCTATTACTACACGGCGGCCAAGCGGGCCATCTTCGACCTCTTTGTGGAGAGCGGCGTGTCCTGGCCCAAGCTGGGCTTCCTCAGCCACTTCAGGAGCGCCGTGCAGAGGGCGCTGCAGGCCGAGGACGGACAGCTGGACATCTTCATGCGCTTCCTCTCGGGGCTGCTGTCCCCGCCGGTGAACCGGCTGCTCTCggggtggctgctgctgaaggacgAGCACGGCgggtggcacagccaggccgtggatgctctgcagggctgcctgcaggccGAGCACGCCGTGTCCTGGCGCGCCGTCAACGCCATGCGCTGCCTGCACGAGCTGCAGCACACCGACACCGCCCAGGCCGTGGAGGAGGCCATGAGGAGCGGCACCTTGGCCGGCATGCTCACCCCCACcaactgctctgccctggcttaTCTCCTGCAGGTGTCTGACGTCTGCCTGGAGGAGACGAACCTCTCCAACTGCCTCACCTACAATGTGTGTAAGaggctgctctcccagctcctcttcTGCCACAGCCTCAG GCTGGACAATAACCAGTTTAAGGACGAtgtgatggagctgctgggcagtgtGCTGAGTGGGAAGGACTGCCAGATCCAGAGGCTCAG cttGGCAGAAAATCAGATCAGCAACAAGGGAGCCAAAGCTCTGGCCAGGTCACTGCTGGTGAACAGGAGCCTGATGGTGCTGGA CCTGCGGAGCAACTCCATCGGCCCCAGCGGAGCCAAAGCCTTGGCTGAtgccctgaaaaaaaaccaaatcctgcTCTCCCTGAA ccTCCAGCACAACTCCATCAAGGAGGACGGCGCCGCCTTCCTGGCCGAGGCTCTGCTGACCAACCAGCGGCTGCTGACCCTGCA CCTGCAGAAGAACgccctgggagcccagggcGCCCGGAACGTGGCCGAGGCGCTGAAGCAGAACCGCAGCCTGAGGGAGCTGAT ACTCTCAAGCAACTCGGTGGGAGACAACGGCTCCATTGCCCTGGCTGAAGCTCTGAGGGTGAACCACAGCCTGCAAAGCCTGGA TCTCCAGAGCAACTCCATCAGCAGTGCAGGGGTGACGGCGCTgacagcagctctctgctccaACAAGGGACTCCTCAGCCTCAA CCTCAGGGAGAACTCCATCAGCAGGGAGGGGGGCCCTGCCATCGCCCGTGCCCTGTGCAGCAACAGCACCCTCAGGAAGCTGGA cctggcgGCCAACCTGCTGCACGACGACGGGGGCCAGGCCATCGCCTGGGCCATCAGAGAGAACCAGGCTCTCACCTCCCTCCA CTTGCAATGGAACTTCATCCAGGCCAGAACAGCCACGGCCCTGGCACAAGCACTACAGTCCAACAGCAGCCTGGTCAGCCTCGA CCTGCAGGAGAACGCCATCGGAGACGAGGGGATGGCCGCGCTCTCCGCTGCACTGAAGGTCAACACCACCCTGGCCGATCTCCA CCTGCAGGTGGCTTCAGTTGGCGCGGCCGGTGCCCAAGCCCTGGCAGAAGCCTTGATGGTCAACAAGAGCCTGCAGATCCTGGA CCTGCGGGGGAACTCCCTGGGCCCGGCGGGGGCCAAGGCCGTGGCCAACGCGCTCAAGGTGAACCGCAGCCTCCGCTGGCTCAA cctgcaggaaaactCCCTGGGCATGGACGGAGCCATCTGCATCGCCACGGCCCTCAAGGGCAACCACGGCCTCACCTATGTCAA cctgcaggggaACCTCATCGGGCACTCGGGAGCCAGGATGATCGCGGACACCATCCGGACCCACGCGCCCGACTGCGTCGTGGACGTGTGA
- the NMRAL1 gene encoding nmrA-like family domain-containing protein 1 isoform X2, producing the protein MAGKKLIVVFGATGAQGGAVARALLDDGSFKVRAVTRSPRKKEAEELRRRGAELVKADQDDEASLEQALAGAYGAFIVTNFWEHCSKEKEIEQGRRLADLSKRQGLHHVVFSGLENVQQLTGGQLEVLHFDGKGVVEEHLQKIRVPTTIIRLPFYFENFLSIFKPQKALQGDAFVLELPMGDTPMDGMAVEDLGPVVLSLLKSPGEYIGQVIGLSTGKLTEAEYAAILSQQTGKTVTASKMSPEEYEKRDFPGAQELAAMFRFYALKPDRNVALTMKLNPKARTFQQWVGDNKHAF; encoded by the exons ATGGCCGGGAAGAAGCTGATCGTGGTGTTCGGGGCCACCG GGGCCCAGGGCGGCGCCGTGGCCCGGGCGCTGCTGGACGATGGGAGCTTCAAGGTGCGCGCCGTGACCCGGAGCCCCAGGAAGAAGGAGGCGGAGGAGCTGAGGCGCAGGGGAGCCGAGCTGGTGAAGGCAGATCAGGACGATGAGGCATCGCTGGAGCAGGCCTTGGCCGGTGCCTACGGAGCCTTTATTGTCACCAACTTCTGGGAACACTGcagcaaggagaaggaaatcGAGCAG GGACGGCGCCTGGCTGATCTGTCCAAGCGCCAGGGCCTGCACCATGTGGTGTTCAGCGGCCTGGAGAACGTGCAGCAGCTGACAGGGGggcagctggaggtgctgcacTTCGATGGCAAAGGCGTGGTGGAGGAGCACTTGCAGAAAATCAGGGTTCCCACCACCATCATCCGCCTGCCCTTCTACTTTGAGAACTTCCTCTCCATCTTCAAGCCGCAGAAGGCCCTGCAGGGAGACGCCTTTGTGCTGG AGCTGCCCATGGGGGACACCCCCATGGATGGGATGGCTGTGGAGGACCTTGGGCCTGTTGTACTTTCCCTGCTGAAGTCCCCAGGGGAGTACATTGGCCAGGTGATAGGACTCAGCACGGGCAAGCTCACCGAGGCAGAGTACGCTGCCATCCTCTCCCAGCAGACGGGCAAGACTGTGACAGCCAGCAAG ATGTCCCCTGAGGAGTACGAGAAGCGGGACTTCCCTGGGGCCCAGGAGTTGGCTGCCATGTTCCGTTTCTACGCCCTGAAGCCAGACCGCAACGTGGCCCTGACCATGAAGCTGAACCCCAAGGCCCGCACCTTCCAGCAGTGGGTGGGGGACAACAAGCATGCCTTCTga